The Xyrauchen texanus isolate HMW12.3.18 chromosome 33, RBS_HiC_50CHRs, whole genome shotgun sequence region CAGAGGCAgcaataaaacaaacattgtaaTCAGAACGTGCactgcatatttaaaataaaatggctaCAAAGAATAAGACAATGAAATACTGTGTGAAACTACAAAAAGGCAAGGAACGCTGTTTTCAAAGCAACATTTTCAGAATCTTGAACCGTAAGAATGAGGTAAAATGACACTAGAGTTAGACACACCTTATAATATTCAATATCGGAATACTACAAAAacttaatttcaatacattttcgGTTACCAAAAATAAGTGCTGTCCTGCAAAATGCAGATCACAATCACAGGGTCTGTTGATCCACTTAATATGCCTAATTTACATATTCAGACATGAGTCATGACATCAGTCCAAAGCGCTGACGTAATAAAACAGCATGCGAGTAAACATAGAACAACACTTGAACACCTCATCATTCACAGAATAATTCTGTACCTTAGCACACTGCAAAATCATCAAGGCTGTGAACAATCACTCTGGGACATGCGGACCCACAGTCCAATGATGGCAATTACAGTTCAAAAGTAACGAAGTTCACACAGTTAGACTGCATCTAGAGCATTAAAGCGGACTAATTGGTCCAATATTCCCTGTACCAGTGTTCCCTTTAATCAACTAAAGCTGGTCTTAGATGTTTTATTCATACAGATTAAACCAAGGGTTCTGGTTAAAACCTCCTACTGTAGGTGTACTGTAGCAATGCAACAAAGATATGCATAATcggtttaaaatatattttttaaaaaatcacatataaaattctagttgtcaaaaaaaaaaaaaatctaaaaacaagCCTATACCCTATATGCCCTACAAAAAGGCATAATGTTAGTAACTATGCCAACATTGAAACACTCAGTTTTCTCTGAATcggagcatagttgagccaaaccaatctgtcacaggacagatcatatcCTATGAAGAGACCCACTTTCAGTCACAACTTAATTTTGACAGTGTAGTTACTGTATTTTGCCTTTGTACTTCAGAGGTAAAGCTATAAAATAGGGGGTTGGTGGAAGTTTTAGGAAGACATGGTGAGGTTCGTCAAACTATTAATCTAGTCAAACTAGTCCATTTAACTTTAAGTGGACATTAAGTGAAACAGCAATTAGTCTTACCTAAAAATAGACTCTTCCACCCTCTAAAGAAACACTGTACAGTGGCAAGtagaagtatgtgaaccctttggaattacagTATCTGCATTTAGTCTGATCTTCGCataataaaagacaaacacaatctgtttaaagtaatgacaaacaaataataaattttGATGTCTTATTAAAATAGTTGTTTAAGTAGTCACAGTCCAggctggaaaaagtatgtgaacccttgtaTTTAATAACTGGTAAAGCCTCCTCCAGCAGCAATAACCTCCACCAGACATTTCCTGTAGCTGTTGATCAGCCTTGTACAACACTGAGGGTGGATTTTACACCATTCCTCCCTACAAATGGGTTTGTTGGCGATTTCTTGCACGAACAGCCCTCTTCAGGTAATGCCACAATTGGGACCATTTTTAGCCATTCTGTTGTTTTGCtagtgtgctttgggtcattgtcttgttgtaTCACCCAACTTCTTTTAGACGACAGATTGCTACGCTGTCATTTTCTATCAAATCTCTTGACACAATCTTTCAAAATGATCATTCCCACAATGATTTCAAGCTGTCAACGTCCTAATGCAGCAAAGCAGtcccaaagcatgatgcttcCTCCACCAAGCTTTACAGTTGTTGTGAGGTTTTGGTGTGAAGCACCCTTTTTCCTCAAAATATAGTGTTGTGTTTTTtgccaaaaaatgtaattttagtttCATCTGTCCACACAGCATTATCCCAGAAGCTTTGTGGAGCATCAGCATAGTCTTTCGCAAACTTGAGATgtgcagaaatgttttgtttggaaAGCATTGGTTTCCTCAGTGTTGTCCTCCTATGAACACCATTCATATTCAGTGTTTTTCTTATCGTGGGCACATAAATGAGCAAGTTTAAAAGATTTCTGCAGAGCTTTTGCTTTTACCCTTTGGTTCTTTTTTCACTTTCTTCATCATTGCACAATGTGCTCTTGGGGAAATCTTTGCAGGGTGCCCACTCCTAGGGAAAGTAGCAACAGTGCTAAATCTCCTCCAATTGTTGGCAGTTTGTCGTACTGTGGATTGGTGAACATCCAGATCTTTTGAAACCCTTTTGTAGCCTTTTCCAGCTTCATGCATCTCTACATTTCTTCTAAGATCCTCTGACATTTGTTTTGATCAGGGCATGGTTCACATGCTTCTTgagatatattgtttttatatagcaAAGCACCTCTACAATCTCATCTTCTTAAATAACACATGCCTCCAAATTGGCTTTTTAGAAGTCATTAGCCcagaggttcacatactttttcaaccCTAAACTGtgaattttttaaatcatatattCTGTATTGACAAGAACAAGTGCTGTTAATTGTTTGTCATTCCTTTAAGCAGATAATTAATGcagaaatgcaggtaattccaaagtgtTCACATACTTGCCACTGTacctttcttctctctctctaaacACCTGTACCTCAGGACGCGCTGACTTGGTTCCTAAAAATGTTATGAAGGGAGGACGAACCAGTCCAGTATAGCCTCACACTGTGTCCTGGACAATTTTGACCAATCAAATTCACTGACATCAAAGCAGCCTTTCTGCCACTTGACTGAATGCAAACATACCAAATTACTTACATCATGCTGATAAGCAACACTGCTTTTGCAATGTCTCGGTCTGTTTCAACACAGTAGAACAGGGGTCCTAACATCTCCAAAGACACTCTGAAGCATCTGCAGCATTCTGCTGGTGATTCTACAAATGTGTTTGTATGTCTACCAAGCGTTACActaaaaaaacatgatttcaaGTGATACCACAGCAGATTATTCAGCCATTCCTACCACAAAGCAGCGGCGTTTCCTATGAAGGCCTAAATGTCCCACTTCGTTTATACCTACAGAATAagtcatgaagtgctttgaacgTCAACAGCATGAACACAACCGATCTTCTTGTGCCAAAGATCAAAATGGGTTGACATATGGCCAACAGGATATGAAGCAGGTTAAGGGAGCCTTTGTGGTCCTCTGACCTCATCAGTACTTATTAATTCCAAAGAGACGGACCCCGTGGAACTGAGGCAGTTTGGGGATAAGCACAGTGAGCAGGGAAATGGTGTTGATGACAAAGTGCACCCTGTCATACTTTGTATAGAAACTGGTCAGGAAATACCTGTAGAGGACAAGGACGAGATCATGTCAGACATCAGTAAGAAACATGAGATGCACAGCCAATAGATGTTGCCCAAGCAAGCGCAGTACAACATTGCATCCAACAGGAACACAGGATGTGCTTTCATGCTACAACATCATGCAGCTCATCAATccaataaaaatatgatttaaagtgGTAGTAAAGTGCTTTTATGGTCAATAAAATGTTATAAGGCATCACAATTttacagacagaaaaaaaaaaaaggttaaagaaAATATTAGGTGTGTGAGGCCCCATTTCAAGTTACCAAAGAGAGCAGCAGTAGAAACTATATAATTAAACAACAGATtagttagtattattattattaatacggTGACGTTGTGCATTTATGCATGTAAGATTGATAGTATGCtttctataaaaaaatttaataataatatgtgcCAGCCCAAGGAGGTGGGCATTCCCAATCTTTGTTACTCCCAAGGTATCCTTCTCACCTACTTTCACAATTTAGGGAGAATTTCTTTTCTCTgtcgtttttggcaccattctttaTAAAGCCGCTTTGGAACAATATGCAATATCTATTGTGGAAAAACACTGTACAAATAAACTCAAGTGAATTAAACTTGCTGATCCCTCAATATAATAGATAGATCCTAACCCTAGGAGAAAAGAACTCAGGACAGATTAGAGAAAATgatctgactgactgactgactgactgactaactgttTCTAAATACAGCTCTCCTTGTCAGCAGACACCACAGGAAGTCAGCATCACTGCCTCTTGTTCATGGTCATGCAGAGCAAGCTGTGAaagcattcacaatgcatgtgcgCAGTTCAAGCACGGAAACAAATTTGCATGGTGTAATGAATCTCAAAATTGCACAGAGTGAAGGGGAAACCTCTTACAGCATTATAGGGGTGATGGTAAGAAACTTTCGGGAGGCGGTGAACTGGACCCCGTAGTCCATCTGTTCCCAGTGGGTCAGTAGCCGGGCCTTGCCTTGGTCCGGGGTCTCAAATGGCGTACCTTTCACCGTGTGTAGTAAGATATACATACACTATAGCAGAAAGAAAGTTACAGTGAGATTAATTATGCCAAAGGTGATGTTCTATTCAACGTTTTATCAGCAAATGTTGTTAAACCCTTAGGACAACACCAAGAGCTGATCTCTTTTGGGAACAGGAACACTAAGAAAGGCAATACAGGATGGCACTGTAAGTCCACCATTGGCTGAAATGACAGAACATGGAGCCAGCAATTAAACAGGTCAAAATTCAGCAAGGAAAATGCCATTTTAGAATTCTTGCAGCTGGGGATAGTCAAACACTGCAATTGTGACTATTTTAAGCCTTTGCATCTTAAAAAGCTCTAAAGAAAGCACCTGTGCCACAATTATATTATGAAATTCCAAAGAATTCCACTGCAGTGCCTCATCCTTACATCACAAGCTGGACACtcttatgtacatgtgtgcaCATGCTATTGATCTCTTACAATGTTGTGGATGAGGTTGGTAAGAGTCCAAACCACCGGGACGCTGACGAAGGGTATGCTGAGTAATGTGATGTGTAGGAGTCCGATGCCAAGTACATAGGTGAGCCATATGCCCCTGCTGCTCATCACGCGGGTGTTTGGATTCACCTCACTGTGCGCCGTACCCACGTTCATCCTCGCACTTTCTGAACAGTAAAAAGAAACGCATGGAAATGCACATGTGTTCAAAATTACATTTAGCTAAGCATAATGTGATATTTAAAAGtctatttttgtcattaaaaaacgaaaaaatccATCAACATACAAAAGTAACCCAACTTTTGAAACGATTTAAAATAATACTAGTTTAAATGACGGATCACTTTTACTTACAGT contains the following coding sequences:
- the LOC127626821 gene encoding ORM1-like protein 3 isoform X1: MASGNGRGLASFLKSARMNVGTAHSEVNPNTRVMSSRGIWLTYVLGIGLLHITLLSIPFVSVPVVWTLTNLIHNICMYILLHTVKGTPFETPDQGKARLLTHWEQMDYGVQFTASRKFLTITPIMLYFLTSFYTKYDRVHFVINTISLLTVLIPKLPQFHGVRLFGINKY
- the LOC127626821 gene encoding ORM1-like protein 3 isoform X2; translated protein: MNVGTAHSEVNPNTRVMSSRGIWLTYVLGIGLLHITLLSIPFVSVPVVWTLTNLIHNICMYILLHTVKGTPFETPDQGKARLLTHWEQMDYGVQFTASRKFLTITPIMLYFLTSFYTKYDRVHFVINTISLLTVLIPKLPQFHGVRLFGINKY